GTTCACAGGGCTATCATCTCTAGGATCTTCCCACTCATAATCTCTTAGAAACTCATTTTCAACTTCACCTTGAATCGGGCTTGTTTGTGTTtgagaaaaagagagagaagtgTATTTCAGGGAGGGTTTTGGATCTGGAGTAGAGGGGGAATGAAGTGGTTGGGAAGGTTGGGGTTGTTGTATGTTGTTATTTTTGATGGGGCTAATGTTTTTAGGGGTTGTTTTTGTGGGACCAGTCAAACAAGTATCTTTAGGGAAAGCATCTTTTTGGGTTGATGGTAGTTTTTTTGCTTTTTGTGTGCTTTTAGGTtgggaagcagcagctacatcagtgggttttttttttgcacttgACCCACACTTTCTAGGACTTGATCTTAAAGAATCCAATAGGGTTGGAGGTGGGGCCCTTTTTGGCTGTAATTTTTTAGCCTTTGGAGCTATATGTGAAAGCTCAACCCCATGATTTACACAAACTTCAACACACCTACTCTTCAATGCTAACTCAACCATCTCCAAAACCTGCCCATCCTCATACACCTTCCTTAATCCATTTGCCAATGATTGCTCAGGAACAATATATAACAACCCCCCAATTGTATCATAATCCCCACATTTCTTTGCTAACTCGAGTAGATCCCACCAAAACAACATATCGGAATCAATTTGGCAAGTCTTACCCCTCCCACCAAGATAACTTAAATGACCATTACTAATCGTCTAAAAGATCCCACCATGCCAAAATTTCAAAGTCACAACTCCCATCCTAGacaaatttaaaaattattcaGTACGTTGTCCCCGATTACACAAAAATGTACAAATTTATTCCCATCACAACAACCGCAAACAAAATATTGAATTCACACTATCAATTTGAATTTGTGCCCTAAATAATCGATTAATTAACCCAACAAAATAATGTAGTTAACAATTACACAATTACTCAATTCAATCAACCATTACTCAATTTACCTACTTTATTCACTTGTTCGAATAATTAGGGAAAAATTcacaatttcgtaaaattaacaaaattagggaaaaaattacaaaatacgCATAATTAACGTAAAATTCCACATACAGAACATCAATTGTTAAAAGAATCACCCAAGAATCAAAATTTACCCAAAATTGAGAGCGAA
This genomic stretch from Spinacia oleracea cultivar Varoflay chromosome 3, BTI_SOV_V1, whole genome shotgun sequence harbors:
- the LOC130470571 gene encoding uncharacterized protein, whose protein sequence is MLFWWDLLELAKKCGDYDTIGGLLYIVPEQSLANGLRKVYEDGQVLEMVELALKSRCVEVCVNHGVELSHIAPKAKKLQPKRAPPPTLLDSLRSSPRKCGSSAKKKPTDVAAASQPKSTQKAKKLPSTQKDAFPKDTCLTGPTKTTPKNISPIKNNNIQQPQPSQPLHSPSTPDPKPSLKYTSLSFSQTQTSPIQGEVENEFLRDYEWEDPRDDSPVNLHEYEFNDSEEDQDPLYNPYTDKGKSVVQNSDDVQYIDGDDECTDDDDYTYGDGGIGIDLDNVNLEYECESEDKEVDYARFQSERSAEQDYEPGEPQNGGDGYHSEYEDSEDDIHTPPDSGDVGERKKKKGILVGANTDFSKFKWTVGQRFPNRKAFKDAVAMYGVL